From the genome of Geoglobus ahangari, one region includes:
- a CDS encoding type II/IV secretion system ATPase subunit: MKMVKYACGNMVMMNNLKEFAERLLDSPVPEGYEEVDAYPVYGDHVFSAIKILEKDLDQLYYVIEPPLDEFEEARHEILRRLEFVLPSLPHRKDKVETLKDAYERIIESMKLRIEDDYHYHALFYYVLRDTILYGPITPLMKDRLIEDISCNGYNKPIYIFHRNYQNLRTNITFSEDELDNFVIKLAQMSGKHISIAEPMLDAALPDGSRIQMTLAREVTDHGSTFTIRKFRDEPVTPIDLIAWGTFSVEQMAYLWLCIENKKSLIFAGGTASGKTTSMNAVSLFIPKNSKIVTIEDTREVMLPHENWIPAVTREGGKTIDMYDLLRAALRQRPEYIIVGEVRGKEALTLFQAMSTGHTTYSTLHADSVNGVIHRLENPPINVPRAMIEALDIVSIQAQVFLGRKRVRRNMEIAEIIGVDPHTKIMRTTTVFAWDSTKDEHVMVGSSKALEEIRTLRSWTRKELEQELKTREKVLQYMLDNNIREFREVARIIQTYQIDPEKVIRLVGGSEGGA; the protein is encoded by the coding sequence ATGAAAATGGTTAAATACGCCTGCGGGAACATGGTAATGATGAACAACCTCAAGGAGTTCGCGGAGAGGCTTCTGGACTCGCCCGTTCCAGAGGGCTACGAGGAGGTTGATGCATATCCCGTTTACGGAGATCACGTTTTCTCTGCAATCAAGATTCTTGAGAAGGATCTCGATCAGCTCTACTACGTTATTGAGCCCCCCCTTGATGAGTTTGAGGAGGCGAGGCATGAAATTCTGAGGAGGCTTGAGTTCGTCCTCCCCTCCCTCCCCCACAGGAAGGACAAGGTGGAGACGCTGAAGGACGCTTATGAGCGAATTATCGAGTCCATGAAGCTCAGGATCGAGGACGACTACCACTATCATGCTCTCTTCTACTACGTTCTCAGGGACACGATCCTCTACGGCCCCATCACCCCCCTCATGAAGGACCGCCTGATAGAAGACATCTCCTGCAACGGCTACAACAAGCCCATCTACATCTTCCACCGCAACTACCAGAACCTGAGAACGAACATCACCTTCAGTGAGGATGAGCTGGACAACTTCGTCATCAAGCTCGCCCAGATGTCTGGAAAGCACATAAGCATAGCCGAGCCCATGCTCGACGCAGCACTTCCAGACGGCTCCAGAATCCAGATGACCTTGGCAAGAGAAGTAACAGACCACGGATCCACCTTCACCATAAGAAAGTTCAGAGATGAACCTGTAACACCAATAGACCTTATCGCCTGGGGAACGTTCAGCGTCGAGCAGATGGCCTACCTCTGGCTCTGCATAGAGAACAAAAAGTCTCTGATCTTCGCCGGAGGAACTGCGAGCGGAAAAACCACCTCCATGAACGCCGTCTCCCTCTTCATCCCCAAGAACTCCAAGATAGTCACCATAGAGGACACGAGGGAGGTCATGCTCCCCCACGAGAACTGGATTCCCGCAGTGACGAGAGAGGGCGGGAAGACCATAGACATGTACGACCTGCTCAGAGCGGCTTTGAGACAGAGGCCCGAGTACATAATAGTCGGTGAGGTCAGAGGTAAGGAAGCACTGACACTCTTCCAGGCAATGAGCACGGGCCACACCACCTACTCAACTCTCCACGCCGACAGCGTTAATGGAGTCATCCACAGGCTGGAAAACCCACCCATAAACGTCCCCAGAGCAATGATAGAAGCCTTAGACATAGTCAGCATCCAGGCCCAGGTCTTCCTGGGCAGGAAGAGGGTGAGGAGGAACATGGAGATCGCAGAGATAATAGGCGTCGACCCCCACACCAAGATCATGAGAACAACAACCGTCTTCGCCTGGGACTCGACCAAGGACGAACACGTGATGGTCGGCAGCTCAAAGGCCCTCGAGGAGATAAGAACCCTGAGAAGCTGGACGAGAAAGGAGCTCGAACAGGAGCTCAAAACCCGCGAAAAAGTCCTCCAGTACATGCTCGACAACAACATCCGCGAGTTCAGAGAGGTAGCGAGAATAATCCAGACCTACCAGATTGATCCCGAGAAGGTGATCAGGCTTGTTGGGGGCTCTGAAGGAGGAGCTTGA
- a CDS encoding transcriptional regulator, whose protein sequence is MMNQKNLREKIFDLLMEREMSVSEIIRELGLDPSMRKEVFRIIESLGRIAKRKGMRVYVMPATCLSCGFTFRSLNPSKCPECRSERISEAKFIIK, encoded by the coding sequence ATGATGAACCAGAAGAACCTGAGGGAGAAGATATTCGACCTGCTGATGGAGAGGGAGATGAGCGTTTCCGAGATAATCAGGGAGCTCGGCCTCGACCCATCAATGAGAAAGGAGGTCTTCAGAATAATTGAGTCATTGGGCAGGATCGCCAAGAGGAAGGGGATGAGGGTCTACGTCATGCCGGCCACATGCCTCTCATGCGGGTTCACGTTCAGGAGCCTGAACCCGTCGAAGTGTCCGGAGTGCAGGTCGGAGAGAATATCAGAAGCGAAGTTTATTATTAAGTAA
- a CDS encoding HFX_2341 family transcriptional regulator domain-containing protein, giving the protein MKVVHVIAVGMNKDRIMESLKMSGYPIQKAYLAMPKSKEYESVAEELEKALSVLVEIEKIYVDESDVYGSAIKILSALKKEKDEGNQIYINATDAPRTLMISCYITAQLVDGKMYVALPKYEGGKEVGVDKIVEIPVPPLKKIGEDKLRILKAIYNNGKEVDSINSLIKLIEGKLEKQKAYMAQRAKMSYHLKGLEKDGLIEMRRDGKNVRITLTPLGEAFCTIN; this is encoded by the coding sequence ATGAAGGTCGTGCACGTCATAGCAGTTGGAATGAACAAGGACAGGATAATGGAGAGCCTGAAGATGAGCGGTTACCCGATTCAGAAAGCGTACCTTGCGATGCCGAAGTCAAAGGAGTACGAGAGCGTTGCTGAAGAGCTCGAAAAGGCCCTCAGCGTGCTTGTAGAGATTGAGAAGATTTACGTGGACGAGTCGGACGTTTACGGATCGGCCATAAAGATTCTCAGCGCCCTCAAAAAGGAGAAGGACGAGGGGAACCAGATATACATAAACGCCACCGACGCCCCGAGAACCCTGATGATCTCGTGCTACATCACCGCCCAGCTCGTGGACGGGAAGATGTACGTGGCCCTGCCAAAGTACGAGGGCGGAAAGGAGGTAGGCGTGGACAAGATCGTCGAGATTCCTGTGCCTCCGCTCAAGAAGATAGGCGAGGACAAGCTGAGGATACTGAAGGCGATCTACAACAACGGAAAGGAGGTAGACTCGATCAACAGCCTGATAAAGCTCATAGAGGGCAAGCTCGAAAAGCAGAAGGCGTACATGGCCCAGAGGGCCAAGATGAGCTACCACCTTAAAGGCCTTGAGAAGGACGGGCTCATAGAGATGAGGAGAGACGGAAAGAACGTCAGAATCACCCTGACGCCGCTCGGAGAGGCCTTCTGCACAATCAACTGA
- the udg gene encoding type-4 uracil-DNA glycosylase: MAESLEDIVRDILSCRNCSLYLTKKNYVPGEGSERAQIMFVGEAPGREEDEQGRPFVGNAGKLLTTLIENELGLSRKDVYITNILKCRPPNNRDPTEEEIDACFPYLARQIEVIRPDVIVCLGRHAAKTIFEYFEIPFTTISRERGVLKEKIVDGRRVLFMATYHPAAALYRPPLRQVIEEDFRKLRGLIKRKNTTLFDFFS, from the coding sequence ATGGCCGAGTCGCTTGAGGACATTGTCAGGGACATACTCTCCTGCAGGAACTGCAGCCTTTACCTCACGAAGAAGAACTACGTGCCCGGAGAGGGAAGTGAGAGAGCGCAGATAATGTTCGTTGGGGAGGCTCCGGGCAGGGAGGAGGACGAGCAGGGGAGACCGTTCGTGGGTAATGCGGGAAAGCTCCTCACGACGCTTATAGAGAACGAGCTGGGCCTGAGCAGGAAGGATGTTTACATAACCAACATTCTGAAGTGCAGGCCGCCCAACAACAGAGACCCGACTGAGGAGGAGATAGACGCGTGCTTTCCCTATCTGGCCCGTCAGATTGAGGTCATAAGGCCGGACGTGATCGTATGCCTTGGAAGGCACGCTGCAAAGACCATATTTGAGTACTTCGAGATCCCGTTCACGACAATCTCGAGGGAGCGGGGGGTGCTGAAGGAGAAGATAGTGGATGGGAGAAGAGTCCTGTTCATGGCCACCTACCATCCGGCCGCGGCCCTTTACAGGCCACCGCTCAGGCAGGTGATAGAGGAGGACTTCAGGAAGCTGAGGGGGTTGATAAAAAGAAAAAACACAACCTTGTTTGACTTCTTCAGTTGA
- a CDS encoding FAD-dependent oxidoreductase, whose translation MRVVIVGGGAGGMTAASRIRALKPDWDVKVFEASSFVSHAPCGIPYAIEFDFPSDELMYYKPEVFVKERGIDLHMNARVIEAKDGYVVVEENGEVKEYEWDKLLIATGASPKVPPVEGVDLENVFTVDLPPDADRIREAAKDAENVVIVGAGYVGVEMAEAFSARGKKVTVIEMADQPLPNFDSEIAEIVRKEMEQKVDLRLGEKIVAIEGKDRVERVVTDRGEYRADLVLMAVGVKPNTELAEQLGVELGESGAIKVNGRMETSVENVYAAGDVAEAKHLVTGKNVWIPLAPSGNKMGYVAGVNMAGGNIEFPGIVGTQITKFHELQIGRTGLTEREAKQEGFEVKSAFITANTKVHYYPGAKKTYLKVVKDVKTNRILGAQVAGYEMVAMRTNVFAVAIQAQFTTRDLFFLDLVYAPPFTPIWDPVIVSARVLKF comes from the coding sequence ATGAGGGTAGTCATAGTGGGTGGTGGAGCAGGAGGAATGACCGCTGCTTCGAGAATAAGGGCTCTGAAGCCCGACTGGGACGTCAAGGTTTTTGAGGCCTCATCTTTTGTGAGCCACGCTCCATGCGGCATTCCCTACGCCATAGAGTTTGACTTTCCGAGCGACGAGCTGATGTACTACAAGCCCGAGGTCTTCGTGAAGGAGAGGGGCATAGACCTGCACATGAACGCAAGGGTGATCGAGGCGAAGGATGGTTACGTTGTGGTCGAGGAGAATGGGGAGGTGAAGGAGTACGAGTGGGATAAGCTCCTGATAGCGACAGGCGCATCTCCGAAGGTACCGCCTGTCGAGGGAGTGGATCTCGAGAACGTCTTCACGGTCGATCTTCCGCCAGATGCAGACAGGATCAGGGAGGCTGCGAAGGATGCGGAGAATGTTGTTATAGTTGGGGCAGGCTACGTTGGCGTTGAGATGGCCGAGGCGTTCAGCGCGAGGGGCAAGAAGGTGACCGTGATTGAAATGGCCGACCAGCCGCTGCCGAACTTTGACTCGGAAATCGCGGAGATAGTCAGGAAAGAGATGGAGCAGAAGGTGGATCTCAGGCTTGGTGAGAAGATCGTGGCCATAGAGGGTAAGGACAGGGTTGAGAGGGTTGTGACTGACAGGGGTGAGTACAGGGCCGATCTCGTGCTCATGGCAGTTGGCGTGAAGCCCAACACTGAGCTTGCTGAGCAGCTCGGCGTGGAGCTCGGGGAGAGCGGGGCGATTAAGGTCAACGGGCGCATGGAAACGAGCGTTGAGAACGTCTACGCTGCAGGAGATGTGGCGGAGGCCAAGCACTTAGTGACTGGGAAGAACGTGTGGATCCCCCTCGCCCCATCGGGGAACAAGATGGGGTACGTGGCTGGAGTGAACATGGCCGGAGGAAACATCGAGTTCCCGGGAATTGTTGGAACCCAGATAACCAAATTCCACGAGCTGCAGATCGGAAGGACGGGGCTGACCGAGAGGGAGGCCAAGCAGGAGGGCTTTGAGGTCAAGAGCGCGTTCATCACTGCAAACACCAAGGTTCACTACTACCCGGGGGCGAAGAAGACGTACCTCAAGGTCGTAAAGGATGTGAAGACCAACAGAATCCTCGGAGCTCAGGTGGCTGGGTACGAGATGGTAGCGATGAGGACGAACGTTTTTGCGGTCGCCATTCAGGCCCAGTTCACGACAAGGGACCTGTTCTTCTTAGATCTCGTCTACGCACCGCCATTCACGCCGATCTGGGATCCGGTGATAGTCTCTGCGAGGGTGCTCAAGTTCTGA
- a CDS encoding DUF4350 domain-containing protein, producing MRVGWSSSHGEFLIDDYYYFSKLKKIAEDEGIVAECVDSFYRLENYDVIVFNYPEVQFKLRELSRMRGWLRRRKTVVFASYYNNLDRVSEVINRALKRLNSEIRLEMDMVVDEENNLGDPRFPVAEWNGRKVVMPCSSSVSGGVPVVKSEKAVFASYQELWSGKVIVLGTCVFWDNYSIDLLSNRELALAILADDL from the coding sequence ATGAGGGTCGGGTGGAGCTCCAGCCACGGCGAGTTCCTCATTGACGATTACTACTACTTCAGCAAGCTCAAGAAAATTGCAGAGGATGAGGGGATTGTTGCCGAGTGTGTGGACTCCTTCTACAGGCTCGAGAACTACGACGTCATCGTCTTCAACTATCCAGAGGTGCAGTTCAAGCTCAGGGAGCTCAGCAGGATGAGAGGGTGGCTGAGGAGGAGGAAGACGGTAGTCTTCGCCTCCTACTACAACAACCTCGACAGGGTGTCGGAGGTCATAAACCGCGCCCTCAAAAGGCTGAACTCCGAAATCAGGCTGGAGATGGACATGGTTGTTGATGAGGAGAACAACCTGGGTGACCCGAGGTTCCCTGTTGCCGAGTGGAACGGCAGGAAGGTTGTCATGCCGTGCAGCTCCTCTGTCAGCGGTGGAGTACCTGTTGTGAAGAGTGAAAAGGCGGTTTTTGCCTCGTATCAGGAGCTGTGGAGCGGGAAGGTCATAGTGCTCGGAACCTGCGTTTTCTGGGACAACTACTCCATCGACCTGCTCTCAAACCGTGAGCTTGCCCTTGCAATCCTCGCGGATGACCTCTGA
- a CDS encoding acyl-CoA dehydrogenase family protein yields the protein MQEVVEKLRAVLAEKAGEIDRNNDMGDVLDLIKSSGILGLMVPEEFGGMGKGYYEACVVGEELGKVSGGVAHSVVVHNMAVDALRLFGSEEQKSEFFPKLVRGIGTIAITEGKGGSDVANAVSMKAEKQGDSYILNGSKTLITNGMYADVFVVVARTGEGAKGLTAFVVERGDGITATKIDLAGMRGSGLASVRFENVEVPESNVLVGEGKGMRVALGTLAPNRIPFSAMGLGIAERCLNLAVERAKKRKAFGGTLADLQAVQFMLADVAVEIEALRRVIYSMAEKMEDPGYEGAVAKILAARVAKKAADVAVEIHGGFGLLSSSEVEMAYRDAKVLDIAEGATEVMKLLVARKIFS from the coding sequence ATGCAGGAGGTTGTTGAGAAACTCAGGGCCGTTCTGGCCGAAAAAGCCGGAGAGATTGACAGGAACAATGATATGGGTGACGTGCTCGACTTAATCAAAAGCTCTGGAATCCTCGGTCTGATGGTACCGGAAGAGTTTGGCGGAATGGGTAAGGGTTACTACGAGGCCTGCGTGGTTGGGGAGGAGCTCGGTAAGGTTTCGGGAGGTGTGGCTCACAGCGTTGTTGTTCACAACATGGCCGTTGATGCCTTAAGACTCTTCGGCAGCGAGGAGCAGAAGAGTGAGTTCTTCCCGAAGCTTGTCAGGGGTATAGGGACGATTGCCATAACAGAGGGGAAGGGCGGCAGTGATGTGGCGAATGCGGTGAGCATGAAGGCCGAGAAGCAGGGAGACAGCTACATACTCAACGGGAGCAAGACGCTTATAACCAACGGCATGTATGCGGATGTTTTCGTGGTCGTTGCGAGGACGGGGGAGGGTGCCAAGGGACTCACGGCGTTTGTTGTTGAGAGGGGTGACGGGATAACGGCGACGAAGATAGACCTTGCCGGCATGAGAGGCAGCGGGCTTGCGAGCGTCAGGTTCGAGAATGTAGAGGTGCCTGAGAGCAATGTGCTCGTTGGAGAGGGCAAAGGGATGAGGGTCGCTCTCGGAACGCTCGCGCCCAACAGGATACCTTTCTCTGCCATGGGGCTGGGTATAGCGGAGAGGTGCTTGAACCTCGCTGTGGAGAGGGCCAAGAAGAGGAAGGCCTTCGGAGGAACGCTCGCAGACCTTCAGGCGGTTCAGTTCATGCTCGCAGATGTTGCGGTTGAGATTGAGGCTCTGAGGAGGGTCATCTACTCGATGGCTGAGAAAATGGAGGACCCGGGCTACGAGGGCGCGGTGGCGAAGATTCTTGCAGCAAGAGTTGCTAAGAAGGCTGCAGATGTCGCGGTTGAGATACACGGAGGCTTCGGCTTGCTTTCGAGCAGCGAGGTTGAGATGGCCTACAGGGATGCGAAGGTTCTGGACATAGCTGAAGGTGCTACAGAAGTGATGAAGCTGCTCGTGGCGAGGAAGATCTTCTCTTAA
- the thsA gene encoding thermosome subunit alpha has product MATLQGQPVLILKEGTQRTVGRDAQRMNILAARVIAEAVRSTLGPKGMDKMLVDSLGDVVITNDGVTILKEIDVEHPAAKMVVEIAKTQENEVGDGTTTAVVIAGELLKRAEELLDNEIHPTVIANGYRLAAEKAMEILREIAIDVSKEDEETLKKIASTAMTGKGAEVAIDKLSEIVVKAVKAVAEESNGKIEVDTDNIKIEKRTGASVEETELIEGIVLDKEVVHPGMPKKVKNAKILVFNGALEVKETETDAKINITDPEMLQKFIEQEEKMIKDMVDKIAEAGANVVFCQKGIDDLAQYYLAKAGILAVRRVKKSDIEKIAKACGAKILTDLRDISSEDLGEAELVEEKKIGDEKMVFVTGCKNPKAVTILVRGGTEHIVDEIARGIEDALKVVAVALEDGKVVAGAGAPEIELSLRLKEWAPSLGGREQLAAEAFAAALEIIPKTLAENAGLDPIDVLVDLKAEHEKGNKYAGVDVETGKVVDMKEAGVLEPLRIKTQAIESATEVAVMLLRIDDVIAAKELSKGKEDEGDEGGDMGGMGGMGF; this is encoded by the coding sequence ATGGCAACACTGCAGGGTCAGCCTGTGCTGATTTTGAAGGAGGGAACCCAGAGGACTGTTGGCAGAGATGCGCAGAGGATGAACATCCTTGCCGCGAGGGTTATTGCCGAGGCCGTGAGGAGCACACTCGGCCCGAAGGGAATGGACAAGATGCTGGTTGACAGCCTTGGCGATGTTGTGATAACGAACGACGGCGTTACGATTCTCAAGGAGATTGACGTCGAGCACCCGGCTGCCAAGATGGTTGTCGAGATCGCCAAGACTCAGGAGAATGAGGTAGGCGATGGAACCACCACGGCTGTTGTAATCGCCGGAGAGCTGCTCAAGAGAGCTGAAGAGCTGCTTGACAACGAGATCCACCCGACCGTCATCGCGAACGGTTACAGGCTTGCGGCCGAGAAGGCGATGGAGATTCTCAGAGAGATTGCCATTGACGTGAGCAAGGAGGACGAGGAGACACTCAAGAAGATAGCCTCAACCGCAATGACCGGAAAGGGTGCCGAGGTTGCGATTGACAAGCTCTCGGAGATTGTTGTGAAGGCGGTGAAGGCCGTTGCTGAGGAGAGCAACGGAAAGATTGAGGTTGATACAGACAACATCAAGATCGAGAAGAGGACGGGTGCGAGCGTTGAGGAGACTGAGCTCATCGAGGGAATCGTCCTCGACAAGGAGGTCGTCCATCCGGGGATGCCCAAGAAGGTGAAGAACGCGAAGATTTTGGTGTTCAACGGCGCTCTTGAGGTCAAGGAGACTGAAACCGACGCGAAGATCAACATAACCGATCCTGAGATGCTCCAGAAGTTCATCGAGCAGGAGGAGAAGATGATCAAGGACATGGTGGACAAGATTGCAGAGGCTGGAGCTAATGTTGTCTTCTGCCAGAAGGGTATCGATGACCTGGCCCAGTACTACCTCGCGAAGGCTGGAATACTCGCAGTCAGAAGGGTCAAGAAGAGCGACATCGAGAAGATCGCCAAGGCCTGCGGAGCTAAGATTCTGACGGACCTGAGGGACATAAGCAGCGAGGATCTTGGAGAGGCTGAGCTCGTCGAGGAGAAGAAGATCGGCGACGAGAAGATGGTCTTCGTCACAGGCTGCAAGAACCCGAAGGCCGTAACGATCCTCGTGAGGGGTGGAACGGAGCACATAGTCGATGAGATCGCGAGGGGAATCGAGGACGCGCTGAAGGTTGTCGCGGTCGCTCTCGAGGATGGTAAGGTCGTTGCCGGAGCTGGTGCGCCAGAGATCGAGCTCTCCCTGAGACTCAAGGAGTGGGCACCGAGCCTTGGTGGTAGGGAGCAGCTCGCTGCAGAGGCTTTCGCTGCCGCGCTCGAGATAATACCCAAGACCCTTGCCGAGAACGCTGGACTTGACCCGATTGACGTGCTGGTGGACCTCAAGGCCGAGCACGAGAAGGGTAACAAGTACGCTGGCGTTGATGTCGAGACCGGCAAGGTCGTGGACATGAAGGAGGCTGGCGTCCTCGAGCCGCTCAGGATCAAGACGCAGGCCATCGAGAGCGCGACTGAGGTTGCGGTCATGCTACTCAGGATCGACGACGTCATAGCCGCCAAGGAGCTCAGCAAGGGCAAGGAGGACGAGGGCGACGAAGGCGGCGACATGGGCGGAATGGGCGGCATGGGCTTCTGA
- a CDS encoding single-stranded-DNA-specific exonuclease RecJ, whose translation MKEILKRASELSDVVRKAEEVTVVTHIDADGITSGAIAYRCLERAGKEVRIRFVKSLDDEEIERIANESTFVWFTDLGSGQISSIEKSGLNFIVTDHHVPEKVTENQLNPHIFGYDGSYELSGATTTYLLARALGLNYDLSAIAIVGAVGDLQDSNYGRLIGLNSSIVDEAVRNGYVKVVRDLKFFGKQTRPVYKMLEYTFDPYMPGISGSERGAIRFLDSIGVRVKDGERWLRWIDLSEEEKRKAVSEIVRLLMSSNTPFSQIMRMVGDTYILLEEEEGSELRDAMEFSTLLNATARYGEEEVGLLVCLGDRGKAFSRARSLLQNHRRNLSDGLRLVDEIGIEEMQNIQYFHAGRKILDTIVGIVAGMSYSFANRNKPIIAFAENEDGVKVSARATKLLVERGVHLAQAIKIAAEKVGGKGGGHSIAAGATIPKGSEEEFLRILDRVIGEQFCK comes from the coding sequence GTGAAAGAAATTCTAAAGCGGGCTTCTGAGCTCTCAGATGTTGTAAGAAAGGCAGAAGAGGTTACGGTTGTCACCCACATTGATGCAGACGGCATAACCTCCGGGGCGATAGCCTACAGGTGCTTAGAAAGGGCGGGAAAGGAGGTAAGGATAAGGTTCGTGAAGTCGCTCGATGATGAGGAGATTGAGAGAATAGCCAACGAGAGCACGTTCGTCTGGTTCACGGATCTTGGCTCAGGGCAGATCAGCTCCATAGAGAAATCCGGACTCAATTTTATCGTAACAGATCATCACGTTCCTGAGAAGGTCACGGAGAATCAGCTGAACCCCCACATTTTCGGATACGATGGCAGCTACGAGCTGAGCGGAGCGACAACCACATACCTCCTCGCAAGGGCTCTTGGCCTGAACTACGACCTCTCAGCCATAGCCATAGTCGGAGCGGTTGGAGATCTGCAGGACAGCAACTACGGAAGACTCATCGGGCTGAACAGCAGCATTGTGGACGAGGCCGTGAGGAACGGGTACGTTAAAGTTGTCAGGGACCTGAAGTTCTTCGGGAAGCAGACGAGGCCCGTTTACAAGATGCTGGAGTACACGTTCGACCCCTACATGCCCGGGATAAGCGGAAGTGAGAGAGGAGCGATCAGGTTCCTTGACTCCATAGGTGTGAGGGTGAAGGACGGGGAGAGGTGGCTCAGGTGGATAGACCTCAGCGAGGAGGAGAAGAGGAAGGCTGTGTCCGAGATAGTGAGGCTTCTGATGAGCAGCAACACCCCGTTCAGCCAGATAATGAGGATGGTCGGGGACACATACATCCTGCTGGAAGAGGAGGAAGGGAGCGAGCTTAGGGACGCGATGGAGTTCTCCACGCTGCTTAACGCAACTGCGAGGTATGGAGAGGAGGAGGTCGGGCTTCTCGTTTGCCTCGGTGACAGGGGGAAGGCATTTTCAAGGGCAAGGTCGCTGCTGCAGAACCACAGGAGAAACCTGAGCGATGGGCTGAGGCTCGTTGACGAGATTGGAATAGAAGAGATGCAAAACATCCAGTACTTCCACGCGGGCAGGAAGATACTGGACACGATAGTGGGAATAGTCGCGGGAATGAGCTACTCCTTCGCGAACAGGAACAAGCCCATCATAGCCTTCGCGGAAAACGAGGACGGGGTGAAGGTGTCTGCGAGAGCAACGAAGCTTCTCGTGGAAAGGGGCGTGCATCTGGCACAGGCAATAAAGATCGCCGCCGAGAAGGTTGGTGGAAAAGGGGGTGGGCACAGCATAGCTGCCGGAGCGACGATACCAAAGGGGAGCGAGGAGGAGTTCCTGAGGATACTGGACAGGGTGATAGGTGAACAGTTTTGCAAGTGA
- a CDS encoding helix-turn-helix domain-containing protein, which produces MAEKKERNREHHEKLFKASMSPIRRQIVAAIGIHGKSREELKNELNLTDFQLKFNLDWLIREGFVVEEDGKLKLTDDGIELLEAG; this is translated from the coding sequence ATGGCAGAGAAGAAGGAGAGAAATAGGGAGCACCACGAGAAGCTTTTCAAGGCTTCCATGAGCCCGATCAGGAGGCAGATAGTCGCGGCAATTGGAATTCACGGTAAAAGCAGGGAGGAGCTAAAGAACGAGCTCAACCTGACGGACTTCCAGCTGAAGTTCAACCTCGACTGGCTGATAAGGGAGGGCTTTGTGGTTGAGGAAGATGGAAAGCTCAAGCTAACTGACGACGGAATCGAGCTTCTCGAGGCCGGTTAA
- a CDS encoding TrmB family transcriptional regulator: MDRIVEVLRDFRFSDYEIRVLLALVMEGEMTASELAEKSGVPRTSVYEVVRSLESKGFVESFGKPLKFRALSADRLVELFSLRIKEKIEVLSSGLKELEKHSRKEVVEFYRGDIAYQVVDEFVRHSDGVEVYAISLNGEMKRIFEKYEDKVRVFLSGKSEVVHGIAFSGEKVLIFTVRNDEPHIMVGSGEFVEFYRDMVEAFKKKRDGGVEV, encoded by the coding sequence ATGGACAGGATAGTGGAGGTTCTCAGGGACTTCAGGTTCTCCGACTACGAGATCAGGGTACTCCTCGCCCTTGTGATGGAGGGGGAGATGACCGCCTCAGAGCTTGCCGAGAAGAGCGGGGTGCCGAGGACGTCCGTTTACGAGGTGGTCAGGAGCCTTGAGAGCAAGGGCTTTGTGGAGTCCTTCGGCAAGCCCCTGAAGTTCAGGGCCCTGTCTGCAGACAGGCTTGTCGAGCTCTTCTCCCTCAGAATCAAGGAGAAGATCGAGGTGCTGAGCTCGGGGCTGAAGGAGCTGGAAAAGCACAGCAGGAAAGAGGTAGTGGAGTTCTATAGAGGTGATATCGCGTATCAGGTTGTTGACGAGTTTGTCAGGCATTCTGATGGCGTTGAGGTTTACGCGATCTCGCTAAACGGTGAGATGAAGAGGATCTTCGAGAAGTACGAAGACAAGGTGAGGGTTTTTCTGTCCGGAAAGAGCGAGGTTGTGCACGGAATTGCCTTCTCCGGAGAGAAGGTGCTGATATTCACTGTGAGGAACGATGAGCCCCACATAATGGTCGGGTCGGGAGAGTTCGTTGAGTTTTACAGGGATATGGTTGAGGCCTTCAAAAAGAAAAGAGACGGAGGTGTGGAGGTTTAA